In Panulirus ornatus isolate Po-2019 chromosome 30, ASM3632096v1, whole genome shotgun sequence, a single genomic region encodes these proteins:
- the LOC139758298 gene encoding superoxide dismutase [Mn], mitochondrial isoform X2: MANSKDAYIAALEKKLAELSGIEVDQIKKNQLANAADEARAISEMAAYVDGIQVQQAGVAQAGVVSPHIAAIYSHIKAELGEDRGAHSLPPLKYGFGELEPHISEMIMQIHHTKHHQAYINNLKACTEKLKQAEEANDVAAMNGLLPAIKFNGGGHINHTIFWTNMAPNAGGEPTGPVADAITKEFGSFQAFKDKFSAASVGVKGSGWGWLGYCPKNDKLAVATCQNQDPLQLTHGLIPLLGLDVWEHAYYLQYKNLRADYVKAFFNVINWSNVNERFVNARKAAGH, translated from the exons ATGGCCAATAGCAAGGATGCTTATATTGCTGCTCTGGAGAAGAAGCTGGCAGAGCTCTCTGGGATTGAAGTGGACCAGATAAAGAAGAATCAG CTTGCAAATGCAGCAGATGAGGCACGAGCCATTAGTGAGATGGCAGCATATGTTGATGGCATCCAGGTTCAACAGGCTGGGGTTGCCCAGGCAGGGGTAGTCAGCCCTCACATTGCTGCAATATATAGCCATATTAAAGCTGAGCTTG GTGAGGATCGAGGTGCCCATTCTCTGCCCCCTCTTAAGTATGGTTTTGGTGAACTGGAGCCACATATCTCTGAAATGATCATGCAAATCCATCACACAAAGCACCATCAGGCCTACATCAACAACCTTAAGGCTTGTACAGAGAAA ttgaaaCAAGCAGAGGAAGCTAACGATGTGGCAGCCATGAATGGCCTGCTGCCAGCCATTAAGTTCAACGGTGGGGGTCACATTAACCACACAATTTTCTGGACAAACATGGCCCCTAATGCTGGAGGTGAACCCACCGGCCCTGTTGCAGATGCCATCACCAAAGAGTTTGGCTCTTTCCAGGCATTTAAG GACAAGTTCTCTGCCGCTAGTGTGGGAGTTAAAGGATCTGGCTGGGGCTGGTTGGGTTACTGCCCCAAGAATGACAAATTAGCAGTAGCCACATGCCAGAATCAGGACCCCCTTCAGCTCACTCATG GTTTGATTCCTTTGCTTGGTCTTGATGTTTGGGAGCATGCCTACTACCTTCAGTACAAGAACCTACGTGCAGATTATGTCAAGGCTTTCTTTAATGTAATCAACTGGTCCAATGTTAATGAGCGCTTTGTGAATGCCCGCAAAGCAGCTGGACATTGA
- the LOC139758300 gene encoding uncharacterized protein, whose product MTVKTNEASKREGSKSYSDGSTKKLSENRQNVKSKKEKASAPSTKVVVRRLPPTMTEEEFLEAVSPLPEHDYFTFSLVDNSLGVYAYTRAYINFKNVDDVFTFRAKFDNYVFVDQKGNEYPAMVEFAPFQKIPKRTSGKKKDARCGTIDQDPDFLTFLESLTNPVTVALPPLEVVLEEIQAHDRELKANNGVIKVKTPLLEFIEQKKAEKLRSKEEKKEERRRKEFERKKAREEDKRKKKEVKDHRDMKKKEDHKDDSSVKVLRPERIKDDYLTEVKLSRKEREKDRYEKEKQRRIEEDRLKREREKGRLTRKDKEREDRMRRHEDKTKVKEEERGRQREEERGRHREEERGRQREDERGRQREDERGRQREDERGRQREEERGRHRDEERGRHREEERMRQREEEILRQREEIKEGWQDDKVHMNKPEGAKSKRYSEGRRKEERERERRLKEEKDRERKSKDGLEKEVKTKDVEEEVSERLTVTAEPMEVLEGQQAQQEKKSEERKIVDDKKQERSKELEVKEEKYEEKPTSRKRREKDPRVERRIRNKDRPAMALYRPGQSRLSSRMRQDREEGAETSSSSPSPVMPPGDSKKYQSQSKKESSDTQRDLSSSKEGSIEPRNESVDQEYEALLAKDVKGRDSQLGGKTFRESRGKCNEAIGERYFSRFKEGKSKHFPTGRKRETEDDIEVRDGAHGEQESEMGDGTDAVSDAKKFPGVKTMTFRRSVSRE is encoded by the exons ATGACAGTCAAGACGAATGAAGCTTCAAAAAGAGAAGGTTCTAAAAGCTACAGTGATGGTTCGACTAAGAAGCTAAgcgaaaacagacaaaatgttAAGAGCAAGAAAGAGAAGGCTAGTGCTCCATCAACGAAG GTGGTAGTTCGTCGTTTGCCACCCACCATGACAGAGGAGGAGTTCCTTGAAGCTGTGTCTCCACTTCCAGAACATGACTACTTCACCTTTTCTTTAGTGGACAACAGCCTAGGTGTTTATGCCTATACTCGAGCTTACATTAACTTCAAGAATGTGGATGATGTCTTCACTTTTAGGGCCAAGTTTGACAACTATGTGTTTGTTGATCAGAAAG GAAATGAATATCCAGCAATGGTGGAATTTGCTCCTTTTCAAAAGATACCAAAACGTActagtggaaagaagaaagatgcaAGATGTGGGACCATAGATCAAGACCCAGATTTTCTCACCTTCTTAGAATCTCTAACCAATCCTGTGACTGTTGCACTGCCACCCTTGGAGGTTGTGCTTGAGGAGATCCAGGCACATGACAGGGAGCTCAAGG CAAACAATGGAGTCATTAAAGTTAAAACACCTCTTCTTGAGTTTATTGAACAAAAGAAAGCAGAGAAGTTAAGGAgtaaggaagagaaaaaggaggagagaaggagaaaagaatttgaaaggaaaaaggctagggaagaagataaaagaaagaagaaagaggtgaAAGATCACagggacatgaaaaaaaaagaggaccatAAGGATGACAGTTCTGTTAAG GTACTACGACCAGAAAGAATCAAGGATGACTACCTTACAGAGGTAAAATTGTCaaggaaagaaagggaaaaagacagatatgaaaaagagaaacaaagaagAATAGAGGAAGACAGGCTGAAGAGGGAACGAGAAAAAGGGAGACTAACAAGAAAGGATAAGGAGAGAGAAGACAG GATGAGAAGACATGAAGATAAGACAaaagtgaaggaagaggaaagagggaggcagagagaggaagaaagagggaggcatagagaggaagaaagagggaggcagagagaggatgaaagagggaggcagagagaggatgaaagagggaggcagagagaggatgaaagagggaggcagagagaggaggaaagagggaggcaCAGAGATGAGGAAAGAGGGAGGCACAGAGAGGAAGAAAGGATGAGGCAGAGAGAGGAGGAAATACTGAGGCAAAGAGAGGAGATAAAGGAAGGATGGCAGGATGATAAAGTTCACATGAACAAACCTGAGGGGGCAAAATCTAAACGTTACAGTGAGGGacgcagaaaagaagagagagaaagagaaaggaggttgaaagaagaaaaagacagggAAAGGAAAAGCAAAGATGGACTGGAAAAAGAAGTGAAAACCAAGGATGTTGAAGAGGAAGTGAGTGAAAGACTTACAGTAACAGCAGAACCCATGGAAGTACTGGAAGGTCAACAAGCTCAGCAAGAGAAGAAAAGCGAGGAAAGGAAAATAGTAGATGACAAGAAGCAAGAACGCTCAAAGGAACTTGAggttaaagaagaaaaatatgaagaaaagccCACTTctcggaagagaagagagaaggatcCAAGAgtagaaagaagaataagaaataaG GATCGCCCAGCAATGGCACTCTATAGGCCTGGTCAGTCTCGACTTAGCAGTCGGATGCGCCAAGACCGAGAGGAAGGAGCAGAGACTTCCTCTTCTAGTCCTAGTCCTGTCATGCCTCCAGGTGACAGTAAAAAGTATCAGTCTCAGTCAAAAAAAGAAAGCTCTGATACCCAGAGAGATTTATCAAGTTCCAAAGAAGGATCTATAGAACCTAGAAATGAATCTgttgatcaggaatatgaggctTTACTTGCGAAAGATGTGAAAGGTAGAGATAGCCAACTAGGAGGCAAGACATTCAGGGAGAGTAGAGGCAAGTGTAATGAGGCCATTGGTGAAAGGTACTTCAGCAGATTTAAGGAAGGAAAGAGTAAACATTTTCCGACAGGAcgcaagagagagacagaggacgaTATTGAGGTACGAGATGGGGCCCATGGTGAACAAGAAAGTGAAATGGGAGATGGTACAGATGCTGTTTCAGATGCAAAGAAATTCCCAGGAGTCAAGACCATGACCTTCAGGCGGAGTGTTAGCCGAGAATAG
- the LOC139758298 gene encoding superoxide dismutase [Mn], mitochondrial isoform X1, with amino-acid sequence MEELIKKMANSKDAYIAALEKKLAELSGIEVDQIKKNQLANAADEARAISEMAAYVDGIQVQQAGVAQAGVVSPHIAAIYSHIKAELGEDRGAHSLPPLKYGFGELEPHISEMIMQIHHTKHHQAYINNLKACTEKLKQAEEANDVAAMNGLLPAIKFNGGGHINHTIFWTNMAPNAGGEPTGPVADAITKEFGSFQAFKDKFSAASVGVKGSGWGWLGYCPKNDKLAVATCQNQDPLQLTHGLIPLLGLDVWEHAYYLQYKNLRADYVKAFFNVINWSNVNERFVNARKAAGH; translated from the exons ATGGAGG AATTGATAAAAAAGATGGCCAATAGCAAGGATGCTTATATTGCTGCTCTGGAGAAGAAGCTGGCAGAGCTCTCTGGGATTGAAGTGGACCAGATAAAGAAGAATCAG CTTGCAAATGCAGCAGATGAGGCACGAGCCATTAGTGAGATGGCAGCATATGTTGATGGCATCCAGGTTCAACAGGCTGGGGTTGCCCAGGCAGGGGTAGTCAGCCCTCACATTGCTGCAATATATAGCCATATTAAAGCTGAGCTTG GTGAGGATCGAGGTGCCCATTCTCTGCCCCCTCTTAAGTATGGTTTTGGTGAACTGGAGCCACATATCTCTGAAATGATCATGCAAATCCATCACACAAAGCACCATCAGGCCTACATCAACAACCTTAAGGCTTGTACAGAGAAA ttgaaaCAAGCAGAGGAAGCTAACGATGTGGCAGCCATGAATGGCCTGCTGCCAGCCATTAAGTTCAACGGTGGGGGTCACATTAACCACACAATTTTCTGGACAAACATGGCCCCTAATGCTGGAGGTGAACCCACCGGCCCTGTTGCAGATGCCATCACCAAAGAGTTTGGCTCTTTCCAGGCATTTAAG GACAAGTTCTCTGCCGCTAGTGTGGGAGTTAAAGGATCTGGCTGGGGCTGGTTGGGTTACTGCCCCAAGAATGACAAATTAGCAGTAGCCACATGCCAGAATCAGGACCCCCTTCAGCTCACTCATG GTTTGATTCCTTTGCTTGGTCTTGATGTTTGGGAGCATGCCTACTACCTTCAGTACAAGAACCTACGTGCAGATTATGTCAAGGCTTTCTTTAATGTAATCAACTGGTCCAATGTTAATGAGCGCTTTGTGAATGCCCGCAAAGCAGCTGGACATTGA